In Excalfactoria chinensis isolate bCotChi1 chromosome 5, bCotChi1.hap2, whole genome shotgun sequence, a single genomic region encodes these proteins:
- the GPR68 gene encoding ovarian cancer G-protein coupled receptor 1 — protein MVYVKRQKMLNFTENATETCIIDHNIHQTLSPVVYIFVFIVGFPANCLSLYYGYLQIKAKNELGIYLCNLTIADLFYIFSLPFWIQYVLQHDNWTYDELLCKICGILLYENIYISVGFLCCISIDRYLAVVHPFRFHQFRTMKAAMIVSVIIWTKEAVTCSFVFVHGEISMDAESHVVCFEHYPIKEWEHSINYYRFSAGFLFPFFLLAFSYCGILRVVHRSHGTQKKKKLQIKRLVSSTVFIFLVCFGPYHILLVVRSVFESNCSFASKIFNIYHTSLLLTTFNCVADPVLYCFSSESTYLNFVKMRDSCLRHLGCLRTETKESYQLNAPETPNRPQHEHQPRLLQESQGDTQGTKDSSSTRTGHL, from the coding sequence ATGGTATATGTTAAGAGGCAGAAGATGTTGAATTTCACAGAGAATGCAACCGAAACTTGCATTATTGATCATAATATTCACCAGACATTGTCCCCTGTggtgtatatatttgtatttatcgTAGGATTCCCAGCTAACTGCCTTTCTCTATACTACGGGTATTTACAGATCAAGGCTAAAAATGAGTTGGGAATCTACCTTTGTAATTTGACCATAGCAGACCTgttttacatattttctttgCCCTTCTGGATCCAGTATGTATTACAGCATGACAATTGGACCTATGATGAACTGCTGTGCAAAATCTGTGGCATCCTCTTGTATGAGAATATCTATATCAGTGTGGGCTTCCTCTGCTGCATCTCCATTGACCGCTATCTGGCAGTAGTGCACCCTTTTCGGTTTCATCAGTTTCGGACAATGAAGGCTGCTATGATTGTGAGTGTCATTATTTGGACCAAAGAAGCAGTGACGTGCTCATTTGTCTTTGTGCATGGGGAGATCAGTATGGATGCTGAGAGCCACGTGGTGTGCTTTGAGCATTACCCCATCAAAGAATGGGAGCACAGTATCAATTACTACCGCTTCTCTGCTggcttccttttccctttctttctgctggcCTTCTCTTATTGTGGCATTTTACGAGTTGTCCACAGGAGTCATGGCactcaaaagaagaagaaactcCAAATTAAACGTTTGGTTTCCAgcactgtcttcatttttttagtttgctttggACCGTACCACATCCTACTTGTAGTTCGCAGCGTGTTTGAGAGCAACTGCTCATTTGCtagcaaaatatttaacatttacCATACTTCTCTCCTGCTGACTACATTTAACTGTGTTGCTGACCCAGTACTGTACTGTTTTTCCAGTGAAAGCACTTACTTGAACTTTGTCAAGATGCGAGACTCTTGCTTAAGGCATTTAGGATGTCTAAGGACTGAGACAAAGGAATCCTATCAGCTGAATGCTCCAGAAACTCCCAACAGGCCACAGCATGAGCATCAGCCACGGTTATTACAAGAATCACAGGGCGATACACAGGGAACAAAGGACTCTTCCTCAACTAGGACAGGCCATCTATAG